One region of Primulina tabacum isolate GXHZ01 chromosome 1, ASM2559414v2, whole genome shotgun sequence genomic DNA includes:
- the LOC142506492 gene encoding glycosyltransferase 6-like has protein sequence MVSSEVSQLHNLSMAKYNARSRAVSFLSDTFLMVGASMVAFLTIWALWSLFSPNAKQTPAFSAELDASHTSTAASSVSCVDYVSGPNFRHDPPDQNFYDDPTIRYTIDSPPVKNWDEKRIEWLKQHPTFAAGVQNRILMVTGSQATPCKNPIGDYLLLKLFKNKVDYCRRHGIDIFYNNVLFQPKMFSFWAKTPTIKAVMLAHPEAEWIWWVDSDAAITDMDFKLPLERYKDHNFVLHGWLNLIYETKSWTSINAGVFLIRNCQWSMDFMDVWASMGPQSPEYDKWGETLSTLFKDKIFRESDDQSGLVYLLLKEKEKWGGKIYVEDEYYFEGYWMETLGTFENITEKYIQIEKESPLLRRRHAEKVSEVYATVWEEYLKGTGYGRGSWRRPFITHFTGCQPCSGNHNQMYSGQTCVDAMQKALLFADNQVLRNYGFVHLDLLDPSAVNPLPFDYPA, from the coding sequence ATGGTGTCCTCGGaggtctcccagctccataatcTCTCCATGGCCAAGTATAATGCTCGGAGCAGGGCCGTTTCGTTTCTTTCCGATACATTTCTCATGGTTGGCGCTTCCATGGTGGCTTTCTTAACCATCTGGGCACTGTGGTCTCTCTTCAGCCCGAATGCAAAGCAGACTCCGGCTTTCTCTGCTGAGTTAGACGCTTCACACACCTCCACTGCTGCCTCTTCCGTGAGCTGCGTCGATTATGTTTCGGGACCTAACTTCCGCCATGATCCACCGGATCAGAACTTCTACGATGATCCTACAATAAGATATACAATAGACTCGCCGCCGGTTAAGAACTGGGACGAGAAGAGAATAGAGTGGCTGAAGCAGCACCCCACGTTCGCCGCCGGAGTGCAGAACCGGATTCTGATGGTGACTGGGTCACAAGCGACGCCGTGTAAGAATCCCATTGGAGATTATTTACTCCTGAAACTCTTCAAGAACAAGGTGGATTACTGCAGGCGGCACGGCATCGACATTTTCTACAATAACGTGCTGTTCCAGCCGAAGATGTTCTCTTTCTGGGCCAAAACCCCCACCATCAAAGCCGTAATGCTCGCCCATCCCGAAGCCGAATGGATCTGGTGGGTCGATTCAGATGCCGCCATAACAGACATGGACTTCAAACTCCCATTAGAAAGATACAAGGACCATAACTTCGTACTCCACGGCTGGCTCAATTTAATCTACGAGACGAAGAGCTGGACCAGCATCAACGCGGGTGTGTTCCTCATAAGAAATTGCCAATGGTCGATGGATTTCATGGATGTCTGGGCCAGCATGGGTCCACAATCACCTGAATACGATAAATGGGGCGAAACCCTGAGCACTCTTTTCAAAGACAAGATTTTTCGAGAATCCGATGATCAATCCGGCTTAGTTTACTTGCTAttgaaagaaaaagagaaatgGGGAGGCAAAATCTACGTCGAGGATGAATATTACTTCGAAGGGTATTGGATGGAGACTCTTGGCACATTTGAGAATATCACAGAAAAGTATATACAAATCGAGAAGGAGTCGCCATTGTTGAGGAGGAGACACGCGGAGAAAGTGAGCGAAGTCTATGCTACTGTGTGGGAGGAGTATCTCAAGGGAACTGGATATGGAAGAGGAAGTTGGAGAAGGCCGTTCATCACTCATTTCACAGGATGTCAGCCGTGCAGTGGGAATCATAACCAGATGTATTCTGGGCAGACTTGCGTTGATGCAATGCAGAAAGCTCTGTTGTTTGCAGATAATCAGGTGCTGAGGAATTATGGGTTTGTGCATTTGGATTTGTTGGATCCCTCGGCGGTGAATCCTCTGCCATTTGATTACCCTGCTTGA